Proteins from a single region of Mustela erminea isolate mMusErm1 chromosome X, mMusErm1.Pri, whole genome shotgun sequence:
- the LOC116582718 gene encoding histone H2A-Bbd type 2/3-like — MPAKRSRRGSSGGQRQARSRTARAELSFSVSHVERLLREGRYARRLGSSAPVFLAAIIQYLTATVLELAGNEARNCGRTRITPELVDMAVHNNALLSRFFESTTISQVAPPHD, encoded by the coding sequence ATGCCGGCCAAGAGGAGCCGTCGAGGGTCGTCCGGAGGCCAGAGGCAGGCCCGCTCCCGCACCGCCCGAGCCGAGCTGTCGTTCTCCGTGAGCCACGTGGAGCGCCTCCTGCGCGAGGGCCGCTACGCCCGGCGCCTGGGCTCGTCCGCGCCGGTCTTCCTAGCGGCCATCATCCAGTACCTGACGGCCACCGTCCTGGAGCTGGCGGGCAACGAGGCCCGGAACTGCGGCAGGACGCGCATCACCCCGGAGCTCGTGGACATGGCGGTCCACAACAACGCGCTGCTCAGCCGCTTCTTCGAGTCCACCACCATCTCCCAGGTGGCCCCGCCCCACGACTAG
- the LOC116582714 gene encoding 40-kDa huntingtin-associated protein-like, translated as MAASAAGLGGGAGPGPEAGDFLARYRQVSNKLKKRFLRKPNVAEAGEQFGQLGRELRAQECLPYAAWCQLAVARCQQALFHGPGEALALTEAARLFLRQERDARQRLVCPAAYGEPLQAAASALGAAVRLHLELGQPAAAAALCLELAAALRDLGQPAAAAGHFQRAAQLQLPQLPLAALQALGDAASCQLLARDYNGALALFTRMQRLAREHGSHPVQPPAPPPPPPPPPPPPPPPGQQAGPGAVPAVPAALLPPSAASAPGASSPATLGAFADVLVRCEVSRVLLLLLLQPPPAKLLPEHAHTLEKYSWEAFDSHGQESGGQLPEELFLLLQSLVMATHEKDTEAVKSLQVEMWPLLTAEQNHLLHLVLQEAVSPSGQGI; from the coding sequence ATGGCGGCGTCCGCAGCCGGCCTGGGCGGCGGCGCGGGCCCCGGGCCCGAGGCTGGGGACTTCCTGGCCCGCTACCGCCAGGTGTCCAACAAGCTGAAGAAGCGGTTCCTGCGGAAGCCGAACGTGGCGGAGGCGGGCGAGCAGTTTGGCCAGTTGGGCCGCGAGCTGCGTGCCCAGGAGTGCCTGCCCTACGCGGCCTGGTGCCAGCTGGCCGTGGCGCGCTGCCAGCAGGCGCTCTTCCACGGGCCCGGGGAGGCGCTGGCGCTGACCGAGGCCGCCCGACTCTTTCTGCGGCAGGAGCGCGACGCGCGCCAGCGGCTCGTCTGCCCGGCCGCCTACGGGGAGCCGCTGCAGGCCGCAGCCAGCGCTCTGGGCGCCGCCGTGCGCCTGCACCTCGAGCTGGGCCagccggccgccgccgccgccctctgCCTCGAGCTGGCCGCCGCCCTGCGCGACCTGGGCCagccggccgccgccgccggccaCTTCCAGCGCGCCGCCCAGCTGCAGCTCCCGCAGCTGCCCCTGGCCGCGCTGCAGGCGCTCGGCGACGCCGCCTCCTGCCAGCTGCTGGCGCGCGACTACAACGGCGCCCTGGCTCTCTTCACGCGCATGCAGCGCCTGGCGCGGGAGCACGGCAGCCACCCGGTGCAGCcgccggcgccgccgccgcccccgcccccgccgccgccgccgccgccgcccccggggCAGCAAGCGGGCCCCGGCGCCGTCCCGGCGGTGCCCGCCGCGCTGCTCCCTCCCAGCGCCGCCTCCGCGCCCGGCGCTTCCTCTCCCGCCACGCTCGGAGCCTTCGCGGACGTGTTGGTCCGCTGCGAGGTGTCCCgcgtgctgctgctgctgctcctgcaaCCGCCGCCCGCCAAGCTGCTGCCGGAGCATGCCCACACCCTGGAGAAGTACTCCTGGGAGGCTTTCGACAGCCATGGGCAGGAGAGCGGGGGCCAGCTTCCCGAGGAGCTGTTCCTGCTGCTCCAGTCCTTGGTCATGGCTACCCACGAAAAGGACACGGAAGCCGTCAAGTCGCTGCAGGTGGAGATGTGGCCGCTCTTGACTGCTGAGCAGAATCACCTCCTTCACCTCGTCCTGCAAGAAGCCGTCTCGCCCTCGGGACAGGGCATCTGA